In Sphingobacterium zeae, one genomic interval encodes:
- a CDS encoding ATP-binding response regulator, whose product MKNSRKLFIIRTVLIAFLILSLTYIGSIFTYQYIEYQKTESRLNKAYSSKNELTNLFYELFSSYNDSGNAFRSYTVDFSAKNLKNYSNSLDTLRFYIDSLSELSSQKGLTFSTNTSLEQNISLSDEFARIKKSVDNMIFLAKDSLSLLTKTNKNIRPGNNRIFADSVVNKILRDTALKVKMQDTIVRKKEKLFTRIFKAKNDTLVADKLEQNFNVNQIKAIHSQIQNLIEQNEIFHLQDFSKIRRSFMELQQKERQLLQSNYNLFNTISTALLRIKTHEDGILRAAEIQDFKLYRENSSIFGKQVIASIILMIIMVTLLLSYHYNTLVYERKLTAARDYALKTAKEKTSILANVSHDVRTPVNSLVSIVDLLKNNAESNRINPMLLDAITQDIHVINDTVEDILNLGKLESGTLEIKAEYFSPSQLLLNVIKMLQSQADKKALKLISSIDIDRDILIKSGTYRVRQIVCNLLSNAIKYTDKGTIEVKAYITRNQGSKLHIVVKDTGKGISAKDQEHIFEQYYMTDQKSKSSFGLGLHISKLMAAQLNGTLSVNSQQGKGSTFTLVVPFSEEKKDRKPITNLTKLSKDLSFVVIDDNAINNLFVKQALQHFENVKIYQDSIAAITYLKENKTDIIITDLKMQGPTGWDILNTVKDTNHMRGWNSKVIALTSDESQVSMQAPKGQQHEFDGIMTKPLDKAILAEIIARIS is encoded by the coding sequence GAATACCAAAAGACCGAATCCCGTCTAAATAAAGCATACAGCTCTAAGAATGAATTGACAAACCTTTTTTATGAACTCTTCTCATCATATAACGACTCCGGAAATGCGTTTCGTTCCTACACCGTGGATTTTAGCGCCAAAAATTTAAAGAACTACAGCAATAGTTTGGATACGCTCAGGTTTTATATTGATTCACTATCGGAATTATCTTCACAAAAAGGACTTACTTTCTCCACAAATACTTCCCTGGAGCAAAATATTTCCCTCTCTGACGAGTTCGCACGCATTAAAAAATCTGTTGACAACATGATTTTTCTTGCCAAAGATTCTCTTTCGCTCTTAACCAAAACAAATAAAAACATCCGTCCAGGAAATAATAGAATATTTGCAGATTCAGTTGTCAACAAAATATTACGAGATACAGCTCTTAAAGTCAAGATGCAAGATACGATAGTTCGAAAGAAAGAGAAGCTATTCACCCGTATTTTCAAAGCCAAAAATGATACCTTAGTCGCAGATAAGCTGGAGCAAAATTTCAATGTTAACCAAATCAAAGCTATACATAGCCAAATCCAAAATTTGATAGAGCAAAATGAGATTTTCCATCTTCAAGATTTCAGTAAGATTCGCCGATCATTTATGGAGCTTCAGCAGAAAGAAAGGCAGCTTTTACAATCTAACTACAACTTATTCAACACAATTAGTACTGCATTGCTGCGAATTAAAACTCATGAAGATGGAATATTACGAGCCGCTGAAATTCAAGATTTCAAGCTTTATCGTGAAAACTCCTCCATTTTTGGAAAGCAGGTTATCGCTTCTATTATTCTCATGATAATTATGGTAACGCTCCTCTTATCATACCACTACAATACACTGGTGTATGAACGGAAACTGACGGCTGCCAGAGACTACGCTTTGAAAACAGCAAAGGAGAAGACGAGTATATTAGCCAATGTAAGTCATGATGTACGCACACCAGTCAATTCTTTAGTAAGCATTGTTGACTTACTAAAAAATAACGCCGAAAGCAACCGGATCAATCCTATGTTATTAGATGCCATCACACAAGATATTCATGTGATAAATGATACCGTTGAGGATATTTTGAATCTCGGTAAGCTAGAGTCTGGTACATTAGAAATAAAGGCTGAATATTTTTCACCGTCTCAACTACTCCTCAATGTGATTAAAATGCTCCAATCTCAGGCAGATAAAAAAGCACTAAAACTTATTAGTTCCATTGATATCGATCGCGACATCTTAATCAAAAGCGGAACATATCGCGTACGACAGATTGTTTGCAACCTCCTTAGCAACGCCATTAAATATACGGATAAGGGGACGATAGAAGTGAAAGCCTATATCACTAGAAATCAGGGATCAAAATTACATATTGTAGTTAAAGATACAGGAAAGGGCATTTCTGCAAAAGACCAAGAGCATATTTTTGAGCAGTATTATATGACTGATCAGAAATCCAAAAGTAGTTTTGGATTAGGGTTGCATATTTCTAAACTCATGGCTGCACAGCTAAACGGAACATTAAGTGTTAACAGTCAACAAGGTAAAGGATCAACATTTACATTAGTCGTCCCATTTAGCGAAGAAAAGAAAGACAGGAAACCAATCACAAATTTGACCAAATTATCAAAAGATTTAAGTTTTGTCGTTATCGATGATAATGCAATTAATAATCTATTTGTAAAACAAGCATTGCAACATTTCGAAAATGTAAAGATCTATCAAGATTCAATTGCTGCAATAACTTACCTGAAAGAAAATAAAACGGATATTATTATAACCGATCTTAAAATGCAAGGTCCTACCGGCTGGGACATTCTAAATACTGTCAAAGACACCAATCATATGCGAGGATGGAATAGTAAAGTTATTGCATTAACGTCAGACGAATCACAGGTAAGCATGCAGGCTCCAAAAGGCCAACAACATGAATTTGATGGCATTATGACGAAACCGCTGGATAAAGCTATTCTTGCCGAGATCATTGCCCGCATATCCTAA